In Deltaproteobacteria bacterium, the sequence GTATAAAGGCCGTTCTTTTTGGCATGGGCCGCGGCCTTCACCAGCTTCTCAACCATCTGGTTCTCATTGAGTCCCCAGACGACCTCACCGAACCAGGGGGAACCGGCGCATTCCACCACCACGCCGTCGGCACCGTTCTCGGCGGCGAAATCAACCTCTTTTTCATCCCAGCGGCAGAGGAAAACGATCTTGGCCTGACGGCCGTTTTTCCGCATCCTGACCAGCTCCCTGGCGACTTCCCGGTCATCATCGGAGATGATGGGCAAAAGCTCCACGCTGTAAACACCCATATCATCCAGGGCTTCGTAGATGGCCAGTTTCTCATCGGGCTTGATCACGACATGGGGGGTCTGCTCGGCCTCCCGCAGCGTTACATCGTGTATATAAACCCGTTCCGGCAGGGTAAAGGCCTTTCTGACCTCTTCAAAAAAATTAAATTCGGTTACCCAGTACTTGTCCGTTAAATGTTTACCTCTATCTGACATGAATAGCGTCTCCTTATTTAAATTCTGAATTCTCAATTCTAATTTCCGGCTCCCGGCTCCTGGATTCCAGAATTTCAACTATCTTTGGTCCCCTTATTCTTAAAAAGCCCGACCAGCCCATGGGGCAGATACATGATCACCAGGACCAGCAACAGCCCGTAGATGATGCGGGAAAACTCGGCCCCGATGTTGGCGTGGGCCGTTAACACTTCGTTGATGACCACGACAATGGCGGCCCCGATGACCGGTCCCAGCCAGGTAGTTGGTCCTCCGAGCAGGGCCATGAGCACCACCAGTACCGAAATTCCGATGTCAAAGATAAAATCCGGATGAATGTAACTCCGGTAATAGGCATAGATCCCCCCGGTAACGCCGGCCAGAAAGGCGCTCAGGGCAAAGGCCATGATCTTCAATTGGGTGGCATCGACCCCCTGGGTCTCGGCACTGTCTTCATCCTGATAGATGGATCGCAATCCAAGACCGTATTTGGATTTCTCTATCCAGATGGCGATGAGGATGGTCACAAAGGTGAGGGCCAGCATGATTTCATAGAAGATTACCCGGTTGGCGAACATGCCCACCTTCAGAAAGGGCAGGTAGAGCCCGGTCGATGAGCCGGTAAATTCCACATTGATCACTACCAGCCGGGCCGACAAACCGAGACAGAGGGTCACGAGAACAAAATAGGGTCCTCTCAGCCTGAGACAGGGATAGCCGATGATCACCGCGCAAAGAGATGCGAGCAGCCCCCCAAGGATGGCGGTATAGAAAGGGGAAAGCCCCCATTTGAGGAGGAGCAGGGCGCTGGTATAGGCCCCGATGCCGAAAAAAGCGGCATGACCGAAGTTGTTGTAGCCCGTGTATCCGCCGAATATATTCCAGCCGCAGGCCAGGGCGGCATACATAAAAAGGCTGAAAAGGGCCGACAGATAGTAGGCATCCGGTCGAAGGAGCGGGAAAAGGGCCAGGGCCGCACCCACAGCGGTCACGATGAATATTGAGCGTCCGTTCTTCTCCATCCGTTCTCCGGGTTCACTGCCGGAAAAGACCGGTCGGTCTTACCAGCAACAGGGCGATGATGATGCCGAAAAGTATGAGGTTGATCCAGGTCAGGGGGATCAGGGCGCTGCTGACCCCTATGATCAGGCCGATCAGGAGGCTGGCCACAGCCGTCCCCATGATGCTGCCGACGCCGCCCACGATGACGATGGCAAAGACAAAGGTGATCCAGGCCCAATGAGTGGACGGCTCGATAGAGTACATGAGGCTCATGCAGGTCCCCCCGATCCCGGCGGTGGCAAAGGACAGGCCGTAGGTGAAAGCCATCACCCGGCTGATATTGATGCCCATCAGTACGGCCCCATCCCGGTCCTGCCAGACCGCCCTGGCCGCTTTACCGAGAAAGGTATGATGCAGGAAGAAATAAACGGCCGTGACGGTAACCACGGCCACGGCAAAGCTCACCAGAAAATTCATGGGCAGGGCGATACCGCCTAAGAATATGGATTTCCCGGAATAAGAGGTGGAAACCAGCCTGGGGGTGGCTTTACAGATAGAGAGCAACAGGTTCTCCACAACGATCGTTACGCCGAAGGTCAGAACCAGTGAGGCGGCAGTCAGGTCCCTGGTCCTTTTGGCGGCTGTCCGGATTACGGTCCGTTCTATAATAATGCC encodes:
- a CDS encoding branched-chain amino acid ABC transporter permease, which encodes MEKNGRSIFIVTAVGAALALFPLLRPDAYYLSALFSLFMYAALACGWNIFGGYTGYNNFGHAAFFGIGAYTSALLLLKWGLSPFYTAILGGLLASLCAVIIGYPCLRLRGPYFVLVTLCLGLSARLVVINVEFTGSSTGLYLPFLKVGMFANRVIFYEIMLALTFVTILIAIWIEKSKYGLGLRSIYQDEDSAETQGVDATQLKIMAFALSAFLAGVTGGIYAYYRSYIHPDFIFDIGISVLVVLMALLGGPTTWLGPVIGAAIVVVINEVLTAHANIGAEFSRIIYGLLLVLVIMYLPHGLVGLFKNKGTKDS
- a CDS encoding branched-chain amino acid ABC transporter permease, giving the protein MEGLSLNQFIQSIVSGLLLGGTFAVLAVGFSLILGIARVVNLAHPVLALVGAYITYWLLELYGWNPLFSLVLVIPALFLLGIIIERTVIRTAAKRTRDLTAASLVLTFGVTIVVENLLLSICKATPRLVSTSYSGKSIFLGGIALPMNFLVSFAVAVVTVTAVYFFLHHTFLGKAARAVWQDRDGAVLMGINISRVMAFTYGLSFATAGIGGTCMSLMYSIEPSTHWAWITFVFAIVIVGGVGSIMGTAVASLLIGLIIGVSSALIPLTWINLILFGIIIALLLVRPTGLFRQ